The following proteins are co-located in the Megalops cyprinoides isolate fMegCyp1 chromosome 15, fMegCyp1.pri, whole genome shotgun sequence genome:
- the LOC118790219 gene encoding choline O-acetyltransferase-like has translation MLLNKLLDLVKRQQATNYSGMPVLELEQHKDHGDNNALPKLPVPPLQQTLDMYLRCMEHLVPKEGYRRTKALVEKFGAPGGLGEFLQSKLLERQAQTDNWVYDYWLEDMYLNNRLALPVNSSPVLVFPKQTFGTSNDVLRFAAQLISGILEYKALLDEQALPVDCTQGQLAGTPLCMQQYYRLFCSCRLPGLERDVLIVQQSILPQTQHLIVACKNQFFVLDVVVNSQRLSETELLTQLEKIVKRVESEEERLPPIGLVTSDSRAEWAWVRTMLIKDATNRHSLEVMERSLCVVCLDEPCGVELTETGRAMQMLHGGGCCANGGNRWYDKPMQFVIGMDGVCGVVCEHSPFEGIVVVQCAEYLLRYMKRSPSKPVSAASVGELPTPWRLHWKCSPEIQGALASCAERLQRLVRNLDMNVFKFRVYGKEFIKKQKMSPDAYIQVTLQLAYYRCHGQLVSTYESASIRRFREGRVDNVRSATAEALAFVKAMTDRKSSVSDSEKMKRLWDAVNVQTNYTLLAITGMAIDNHLLGLRRMAQELGMEQPEVFTDDTYITSNHFLLSTSQVPTNEDIFCCYGPVAPDGYGICYNPQVDHILFCVSSFRDSEETCSAALAKALEDSLLDMQDLCLRSSTVAQPPELSLQ, from the exons GCCTTGCCTAAACTGCCAGTCCCACCACTGCAGCAGACCCTGGACATGTACCTGAGGTGTATGGAGCACCTGGTCCCAAAGGAAGGGTACAGGAGGACCAAAGCTCTCGTGGAGAAGTTTGGAGCACCGGGTGGGCTCGGGGAGTTTCTGCAGAGCAAGCTTCTGGAAAGGCAAGCCCAAACCGACAACTGG GTATATGACTACTGGCTTGAGGATATGTACTTGAATAACAGGCTAGCCCTGCCTGTTAACTCCAGTCCTGTCCTGGTGTTCCCTAAACAGACCTTTGGCACCTCCAATGATGTGCTCAG GTTTGCTGCCCAGCTGATATCAGGAATATTGGAATACAAGGCTCTTCTTGATGA ACAGGCTCTCCCAGTGGACTGCACCCAGGGCCAGCTGGCTGGTACACCACTGTGTATGCAGCAGTACTACAGGCTGTTCTGCTCTTGCCGGCTGCCTGGCCTGGAGAGGGATGTCCTGATTGTCCAGCAGAGCATcctgccacagacacagcaccTCATTGTGGCCTGCAAAAACCAG TTCTTTGTGCTGGATGTGGTGGTTAACAGCCAGAGACTCAGCGAGACAGAGCTCCTCACGCAGCTGGAGAAGATTGTTAAAAGGGTGGAGAGCGAGGAGGAGCGGCTACCTCCCATTGGCCTGGTCACCTCGGACAGCAGGGCAGAGTGGGCTTGGGTGCGCACCATGCTCATTAAAG ATGCCACCAACAGACACTCCCTGGAGGTGATGGAGAGGagcctgtgtgtggtgtgcctGGATGAGCCCTGTGGGGTGGAGCTCACAGAGACGGGCCGAGCCATGCAAATGCTCCATGGCGGTGGCTGCTGTGCCAACGGGGGGAACCGCTGGTACGACAAGCCCATGCAG TTTGTTATAGGGATGGATGGTGTTTGCGGCGTGGTGTGTGAACACTCTCCATTTGAAGGCATTGTTGTTGTGCAATGTGCTGAATACCTCCTCAGATACAT GAAAAGAAGTCCCTCTAAGCCTGTGAGTGCTGCCAGTGTCGGAGAGCTTCCTACCCCATGGAGGCTCCACTGGAAGTGTTCCCCAGAAATCCAGGGGGCCCTGGCTTCCTGTGCAGAAAGGCTTCAAag GCTTGTCAGAAACCTGGACATGAATGTGTTCAAGTTCAGAGTTTACGGCAAGGAGTTCatcaaaaagcagaaaatgagtCCTGATGCATACATACAAGTCACTCTTCAGCTGGCTTATTACAG ATGTCATGGACAGCTGGTGTCTACCTACGAAAGTGCCTCCATTCGACGTTTTCGAGAGGGGCGAGTGGACAACGTTCGCTCTGCCACTGCTGAGGCCCTGGCCTTTGTGAAAGcaatgacagacaggaagtcaTCTGTCTCC GATtctgaaaaaatgaagagaCTGTGGGATGCAGTTAATGTCCAGACCAATTACACTTTACTT GCGATTACGGGAATGGCTATAGACAACCACTTGCTTGGACTTCGACGGATGGCACAGGAGCTAGGGATGGAACAGCCTGAGGTCTTCACTGACGATACCTATATAACCAGCAATCATTTCCTCCTATCCACCAGTCAG GTCCCCACAAATGAGGACATATTCTGCTGCTATGGCCCTGTGGCCCCTGATGGCTACGGCATCTGTTACAACCCCCAGGTGGATCACATCCTCTTCTGCGTGTCCAGTTTCAGGGACAGTGAGGAGACCTGCTCGGCAGCACTTGCCAAGGCCCTGGAGGACAGCCTGCTGGATATGCAGGATCTGTGCCTGAGGAGTAGCACTGTGGCCCAGCCACCAGAGCTCAGTCTCCAGTGA